Genomic segment of Caldanaerobius polysaccharolyticus DSM 13641:
CAGCAGTGACAGATTTAGGCACCGTATAGGTAAACTCGGGGTCTATAATCGCTATATCTGGAGTGAGTTCGTAATCCGCAAGAGGATATTTTATATTCTTCGTCTTATCGGTTATAACCGCAAAGGCCGTAACCTCTGAACCAGTTCCACTGGTGGTGGGTATAGCAATCATAAGGGCTTTTTTACCTAGCTGCGGGAATTTATACGCCCGTTTTCTGATGTCAATAAATTTCAGCCTCAGCTCTTCAAACTTAGTATCGGGAAATTCGTAGAACAACCACATTCCCTTTGCTGCATCAATGGCAGACCCCCCACCTAGTGCTATGATTAAGTCAGGGTTGAATTTGTTCATGGCCTCCACACCCCTCATAACCGTATCCACCGAGGGGTCCGGCTCTACGTCAGAAAATATCTCATAATCTATTCCCGCTTTATCAAGATGGTATGTCGCTTTATCCACAAACCCTAATTTCACCATGGCTGGATCGGTGACGATAAACGCCTTTCTTCCTTTGACTTTTTCGAGGTATTGTATTGAACCTGGCTCGAAGTAGATCTTAGGCGGAATCTTAAACCATCTCATGTTGTACCTCCTTGCCGCAACCCTCTTTATATTTATCAATTGTCTAGCACTTATGTTAGCCGTGGTGGAGTTTTTACCCATGGTACCGCAACCTAAAGTCAGCGATGGAGTATTGCTATTGTAAATATCGCCGATGGCACCGTGACTGGAAGGCGAATTTATTATTATCCTGCCTGCTCTTACCTTCTCGGAAAATTCCTTAATTATAGCCTCGTCTTCGCAGTGGATAACCGCCGAATGGCCTAAACCGCCGAACTCTGTCATCTCCTGGCACCGCTTTATACCTTCTTTGTAATCCTCCACGATGTACATGGCCAAAATAGGGCTTAACTTCTCCCTAGAAAGAGGATATTGAGGCCCTACTCCTTCCAGCTGCGCTACCAATATCTTAGTGTCTTCAGGTACACTAAAGCCTGCCATCTCGGCTATTTTGGTTGCAGGTTGCCCTACTACCTGAGGATTCATAGCACATTTTTCCTTATCTATTGCAAGATCTTCCAGCTTCTTGCGCTCTTCGTCGTTTACAAAGTAGCATCCATGCTTTTTCATTATATCTATCACTTGATCTGCTACCTCTCTGTCGATTATAACAGCTTGCTCTGATGCGCAGATCATGCCGTTGTCAAAAGTCTTGCTTATGATTAAGTCGTTGACTGCTCTCTTCAAATGGGCGGTTTTATTTATATAGCACGGAACATTACCTGGTCCCACTCCTAATGCCGGTTTACCTGAACTGTACGCAGCCTTTACCATTCCCGCTCCACCTGTGGCCAGTATCAAGGATATTCCAGGGTGATTCATCAGGTACTGGGTGGCCTCCACAGAAGGTTCTTCAATCCACTGGATGCAATATTCAGGAGCTCCATTGGCTACAGCTGTATCTCTCATAAGTTTAGCCGCAGCGATACTGCACTTTAAAGATCTAGGATGAAAGCTAAATATAATAGGATTCCTCGTCTTGACAGCTATAAGGCTCTTGAAAAGCGTCGTCGCTGTAGGGTTTGTAACAGGTGTTATGCCAGCTATAATCCCAACAGGCTCTGCCACCTCAATAAAATCTTCTTCCTCGTTTTCGTGGATTATCCCTACGGTCTTTACGTGTTTAATGTCGTGATACACGTACTCAGTGGCAAACATGTTTTTGATGACCTTATCCTCGTACACGCCCATACCTGTCTCTTCAACTGCCATCTTTGCCAAGTCCATATGCTTA
This window contains:
- the adhE gene encoding bifunctional acetaldehyde-CoA/alcohol dehydrogenase, producing MNYREAIDQMVAKAEIAQRGYYSLDQEKVDRIVKAMALAGIDKHMDLAKMAVEETGMGVYEDKVIKNMFATEYVYHDIKHVKTVGIIHENEEEDFIEVAEPVGIIAGITPVTNPTATTLFKSLIAVKTRNPIIFSFHPRSLKCSIAAAKLMRDTAVANGAPEYCIQWIEEPSVEATQYLMNHPGISLILATGGAGMVKAAYSSGKPALGVGPGNVPCYINKTAHLKRAVNDLIISKTFDNGMICASEQAVIIDREVADQVIDIMKKHGCYFVNDEERKKLEDLAIDKEKCAMNPQVVGQPATKIAEMAGFSVPEDTKILVAQLEGVGPQYPLSREKLSPILAMYIVEDYKEGIKRCQEMTEFGGLGHSAVIHCEDEAIIKEFSEKVRAGRIIINSPSSHGAIGDIYNSNTPSLTLGCGTMGKNSTTANISARQLINIKRVAARRYNMRWFKIPPKIYFEPGSIQYLEKVKGRKAFIVTDPAMVKLGFVDKATYHLDKAGIDYEIFSDVEPDPSVDTVMRGVEAMNKFNPDLIIALGGGSAIDAAKGMWLFYEFPDTKFEELRLKFIDIRKRAYKFPQLGKKALMIAIPTTSGTGSEVTAFAVITDKTKNIKYPLADYELTPDIAIIDPEFTYTVPKSVTADTGMDVLTHAIEAYVSVMASDYTDALAIKAIELVFKYLPRAYENGMDKEAREKMHNASCMAGMAFTNGFLGINHSMAHILGGKFHIPHGRANAILMPYVIRYNATEPTKFTSYPKYEYYKAPERYAEIARHLGLKADTVEEGVKSLINAIVDLMKKLDMPLSLAEAGINRDTFAREVNDMANIAFLDQCTGSNPRYPLVKELEELYWKAYDGVME